The following nucleotide sequence is from Pedococcus aerophilus.
CAACGGGACCGCCCCGCACTCCATCACGACTGGCTCGACATAGCCTGGCGGGGCCGGCGGGTCTGGCGTCACAGGGGGAAACGTCGTTCCATCCGGGAGCAGATGGCTTGAACCATTGGTCATCGTTGACCACCTCCACCACGTCACTTGCCCCGCCACGGTCCCTGCAAACGTTCGCTCGGGGCGTGGGCAGAACATGCCTGCTGACGAGCCCTGGACCCAGGTCGTCGGCAACGCCTGCGAGCGTCCCGTTGTCCAAGTCACCAGCGGCACGGCTTCACCTTCTCCGGCAGAGAAGCCAACGCTGGGTTGCGGCCACGCACACCTCAGAGTTGGCGCACACGTGGGCCAGGCGCCGGGTCCCGCTGGAGGTTGCCCCGTCTCTGATCGCTGCGCTGCCCGATCCTGCTCGCAGAGGACTAGTTCCAGAATGGTCCGGATGGGCCATGGCCGGATCCGTTCACCGATGACAACGTTGTCTCAGGAGACAGTCGGGGTTGTGAAGTGCCCTGCGTCCTCATCCAACAGCGTGGTGAGAGTCTCCATGCACGTTCACGACCACCGAGAACACCGACGTTGGCGCGTAGTGGCTGTTTTGGTGGCCGTCGAGCGACGTGCGGCGACGCCTCGTCCTTCCCCCCCAGGACGAGGCGTCGCTGCATCTGCAGGCAGGAGCTGGGTGTGATCTGCGAGCGGCGACCGCGCCACCGCTCTCGCGCGCGTCTGTGGTCTTCCGTTTGTGACCCGATGGCCGGGGTATGTACCTCGCACCCGTGGCTCGGCAGCACGCGTGGGGACGCGGTACCGAGAGCGCCGAGTCACGGGTCGCCCATCGTGTGCTGAGCGCGTGGACTCACGCGGGTGTGCCACTGAACATCTGCCGGATCCGCGTGACGTCGTCCTCGGACCCGCAGACCCCGTCAGAAACAACTCGAGCAGCCAGATCTCGAAGCTTGATGTTGTGGTTCTGCGAAAAGCGCTGGAGCACAGCGAAAGCGGCGGCCTCGTTCATGCCGAAGGTGGCCATGATCGCTCCTTTCGCCTGCTCGATCACGGCTCGGTGCTCGGCTGAGGCTTCCACAGCCTCGGCCGCACCCTGCCGGACGGAGTTGGTGATGTCCACCATGAACCCCTGCACCCGCTCCACCTGCCCAGGGGCGGCTCGACTCTCACCGGCAAGGACCACGTGATGAATCGTCCCTCGGGGGTCGCAGATTCGGAACTCACACGAGAAGGGGCCCGGGGTCTGGAGGGTGCGCTGGAACATTCCGAAGATCGTGTCTCGGTCCTCGGCGACGATGCGCGCCAGCATGTGCGCCGTCTTCACAGGCTGCCCCTCGGCCACACCGTACAGAGCCCTGATGCCTTCGGAGCAGGTCCAAGTGTCCGTGTTCACGAGGTAGTCGAACATCAACGACGGGCCGAGGTTGTCAACGGCTTCGAACGGCACTTCATCCTCCAGCAATGCGTCTGGTCGCGTCACTGGCCGGCTTTCTGACCTGCGCCGATGCTA
It contains:
- a CDS encoding PAS and ANTAR domain-containing protein, with the protein product MTRPDALLEDEVPFEAVDNLGPSLMFDYLVNTDTWTCSEGIRALYGVAEGQPVKTAHMLARIVAEDRDTIFGMFQRTLQTPGPFSCEFRICDPRGTIHHVVLAGESRAAPGQVERVQGFMVDITNSVRQGAAEAVEASAEHRAVIEQAKGAIMATFGMNEAAAFAVLQRFSQNHNIKLRDLAARVVSDGVCGSEDDVTRIRQMFSGTPA